Proteins encoded by one window of Calidithermus timidus DSM 17022:
- a CDS encoding TerC family protein produces MEWISNPEIWTALLTLTVLEIVLGVDNVIFISILASKLPKAQQDRARQTGLLLAAGMRLLFLLAIGWIIGLKATLFTVLGQDISGKDIVLLLGGLFLIYKATKEIHEKLEGEEGHASARVAPTFAAVIGQILLLDLVFSIDSVITAVGMTPYVPVMMASVIIAVGIMLFASKSIYEFVNRHPAVKMLALSFLLLIGVSLIAEGLGQKIPKGYIYFAIAFAVFTEWLNIRAGSRSKAKPVQLHQPYEQTKE; encoded by the coding sequence ATGGAATGGATCAGTAATCCCGAAATATGGACCGCGCTCCTCACGCTGACCGTGCTCGAGATCGTGCTGGGCGTGGATAACGTCATCTTCATCTCGATCTTGGCCTCCAAGCTGCCCAAAGCGCAGCAGGACCGCGCCCGCCAGACCGGGCTCTTGCTGGCCGCGGGCATGCGGCTGTTGTTCCTACTGGCCATCGGCTGGATCATCGGCCTCAAGGCCACGCTTTTCACCGTGCTGGGGCAAGATATCTCGGGCAAAGATATCGTGCTCCTCCTAGGTGGGCTCTTCCTGATCTACAAGGCTACCAAGGAGATCCACGAGAAGCTCGAGGGTGAGGAGGGCCACGCCAGCGCCCGCGTCGCCCCCACCTTCGCCGCGGTGATCGGCCAGATCCTGCTGCTAGACCTAGTCTTCTCCATCGACTCGGTGATCACCGCCGTGGGCATGACCCCCTACGTGCCGGTGATGATGGCCTCGGTGATCATCGCCGTAGGCATCATGCTCTTCGCCTCCAAGAGCATCTACGAGTTTGTCAACCGCCACCCGGCGGTCAAGATGCTGGCGCTGTCCTTCTTGCTGCTCATCGGCGTGAGCCTCATCGCCGAGGGCTTGGGCCAGAAGATCCCCAAGGGCTACATCTACTTCGCCATCGCCTTCGCGGTCTTCACCGAGTGGCTCAACATCCGCGCCGGCAGCCGCAGCAAGGCCAAGCCGGTGCAGCTTCACCAGCCCTACGAGCAGACGAAGGAGTAG
- a CDS encoding MarR family winged helix-turn-helix transcriptional regulator, with amino-acid sequence MDALRQELAQALWRLSEVAFADWTGWMTEMAQIHGLTLREINTLYELSVDGSLKVSEIAARTGLSKAAASQMVERMVRQGLLERAENPANRREKQVRLSPQGRTITRQFDQAALEQIVKVLSRVPDEKIRPLLGAVNAALEELETSPPGG; translated from the coding sequence GTGGACGCCCTACGGCAGGAGTTAGCCCAGGCCCTGTGGCGGCTGAGCGAGGTGGCCTTCGCTGACTGGACAGGCTGGATGACCGAGATGGCCCAGATCCACGGCCTCACCCTGCGCGAGATCAACACGCTTTATGAGCTTAGTGTGGATGGATCGCTCAAGGTCTCCGAGATCGCCGCGCGCACCGGGCTCTCCAAGGCGGCGGCCAGCCAGATGGTCGAGCGCATGGTGCGGCAGGGGCTGCTCGAGCGCGCCGAGAACCCCGCCAACCGCCGGGAGAAGCAGGTGCGGCTGAGCCCCCAGGGCCGCACGATCACCCGGCAGTTCGACCAGGCTGCCCTCGAGCAGATCGTCAAGGTGCTCTCGCGTGTCCCCGACGAAAAAATCCGGCCCCTCCTTGGGGCCGTGAACGCGGCGCTGGAGGAGCTCGAGACCAGCCCGCCCGGGGGATAA